A stretch of Blautia liquoris DNA encodes these proteins:
- a CDS encoding LCP family protein, protein MSKKKVNKKSKAYKRRRRRRVVFGLELVVLLILGAALFGFAYFNSKLDKMQDGKLDFSKIGVNKDVQKADKNQKTGTELIALAGLDTRDNSLGAGSRSDTMMIACVNHDEKTIRLVSLYRDTWLNVFARDGGDKFTKCNAAYEIGGPEQMITMMNKNLDLDITDYATVDFKALSTAIEDLGGLDIDLTRAEIVHVNNYNKETSKVSGVPYKEIELPSKSELDGAQTKTFHLNGTQSVSYARIRKGDGADFRRAARQRLVLSKLMDKAKGASLPQLNSLMDSIFPLVKTSLTKQEIIKLGQALLTYNLDMENGQLGFPIDHMWGEPVKKAMNGNDCVVPVTLETNVEKLHDFIYPGINYEPSAEVKEYSDHIIKESGYGENDIPKTSENGALPVSPESN, encoded by the coding sequence ATGTCAAAAAAAAAGGTCAACAAAAAAAGCAAGGCATATAAGCGGCGCAGACGAAGAAGAGTGGTTTTTGGACTGGAACTTGTGGTGCTGCTGATTTTGGGTGCTGCCCTTTTCGGCTTTGCTTACTTTAACTCAAAGCTTGACAAGATGCAGGATGGCAAACTGGATTTCAGTAAGATCGGTGTGAACAAGGATGTACAAAAGGCCGACAAGAACCAGAAGACCGGTACAGAACTTATCGCTCTGGCCGGACTGGACACGCGGGATAATTCTCTCGGTGCCGGAAGCAGAAGCGATACAATGATGATAGCCTGTGTCAATCATGATGAGAAGACAATCCGGCTGGTGTCTCTTTACCGTGACACCTGGCTAAACGTATTCGCAAGAGATGGCGGGGACAAGTTCACTAAGTGCAATGCTGCTTATGAGATTGGCGGTCCCGAGCAGATGATCACGATGATGAACAAGAATCTGGATCTTGATATCACAGATTATGCAACGGTGGACTTTAAAGCACTCTCAACGGCAATCGAAGATCTCGGAGGTCTTGATATTGATCTGACTCGAGCAGAGATTGTACATGTGAATAACTATAACAAAGAGACTTCTAAGGTTTCGGGTGTTCCATATAAGGAGATAGAGCTTCCGAGCAAATCGGAACTTGACGGTGCCCAGACCAAGACTTTTCATCTGAACGGTACACAGTCTGTGTCCTATGCCCGAATCCGAAAGGGAGATGGAGCAGACTTTCGAAGAGCCGCCCGTCAGCGTCTTGTCTTGAGTAAACTGATGGACAAGGCAAAAGGCGCAAGTCTGCCACAGCTGAACTCTTTGATGGATTCTATCTTTCCGCTGGTGAAGACTTCTCTTACGAAGCAGGAGATTATCAAGCTTGGCCAAGCACTTCTCACCTATAATTTGGACATGGAGAATGGACAGCTTGGATTCCCGATCGACCATATGTGGGGCGAGCCTGTAAAAAAGGCTATGAATGGCAACGACTGTGTTGTTCCCGTCACTTTAGAGACGAATGTAGAGAAATTACATGACTTTATCTATCCAGGGATAAACTATGAGCCGTCGGCTGAGGTAAAAGAATATAGTGATCATATCATAAAGGAAAGTGGATACGGCGAGAACGATATCCCGAAAACTTCTGAAAATGGTGCACTTCCAGTGAGTCCGGAGAGTAATTAA
- a CDS encoding glycosyltransferase family 2 protein gives MRSYKVDVLIPTYKPDKDFAKLLRQLAQQSYHIRNIIIVNTDERYWNPGWEDIRERIFVSHITPEEFDHGGTRRLLAQSTDADIMVYMTQDAIPADDRLIEKLVECFAMPRIKAVYARQLPKDGCSTLERYTRAYNYPSESDIKDKDDLSKFGIKTFFCSNVCAAYERKTYEKLGGFVEKAVFNEDMIYGARLIQDGYAIAYAADAKVYHSHNYSCIRQFQRNFDLGVSQSDHPEIFSKYPSEGEGFRLVKKTASHVIQIHKPWLLFQLAAISGAKYMGYFFGKHYRALPNWLILRFTMNKNYWKEGV, from the coding sequence ATGAGATCATATAAAGTAGATGTTTTAATACCGACATATAAACCTGATAAGGATTTTGCAAAGCTGCTGCGCCAATTAGCGCAGCAGTCTTATCATATAAGGAATATAATAATTGTAAATACCGATGAAAGGTACTGGAATCCCGGGTGGGAAGATATCAGAGAGCGCATATTTGTGTCCCATATTACACCAGAGGAATTTGACCATGGCGGCACGAGAAGGCTGCTGGCACAGTCTACGGATGCGGATATCATGGTATACATGACTCAGGATGCTATTCCGGCCGATGATCGTCTGATCGAGAAACTGGTCGAATGCTTTGCTATGCCCCGGATCAAGGCTGTCTATGCGAGGCAGCTTCCGAAAGACGGATGCAGTACGCTGGAGCGTTATACGAGAGCTTATAACTACCCATCTGAATCTGATATTAAAGACAAGGATGATCTTTCAAAGTTCGGAATCAAGACATTTTTCTGCTCCAATGTCTGTGCGGCATATGAGAGAAAAACTTATGAAAAATTAGGCGGTTTCGTGGAGAAGGCTGTCTTTAACGAAGACATGATCTACGGAGCCAGGCTGATTCAAGATGGGTATGCGATCGCCTACGCTGCAGATGCGAAGGTTTACCATTCACATAACTATTCCTGCATCAGGCAGTTCCAGAGAAATTTCGATCTGGGTGTTTCCCAGTCTGATCATCCGGAGATCTTCTCGAAATATCCCTCTGAGGGGGAGGGCTTTCGTCTCGTGAAGAAGACTGCTTCTCATGTGATACAGATTCATAAGCCATGGCTGCTTTTTCAGCTTGCAGCCATAAGTGGGGCAAAATATATGGGGTATTTTTTCGGCAAACATTACCGTGCCCTGCCCAACTGGTTGATCTTGCGATTTACGATGAATAAAAACTATTGGAAGGAAGGGGTATAG
- the glmS gene encoding glutamine--fructose-6-phosphate transaminase (isomerizing) gives MCGIVGYIGEKQAAPILLDGLSKLEYRGYDSAGIAVFDGEAIHMTKSTGRLKVLEDLTHGGALLYGTAGIGHTRWATHGEPTDANAHPQINKDGSIAVVHNGIIENYIKLKKKLEKKGYEFRSQTDTEVIAHMLDYYYTGDPIETIAKIMHRMEGSYALGIMFQDHPGEIYAVRKDSPLIVAESDQGNFMASDAPAILKYTRKVYFIENEEIVRLGRDSLNFYNIDEEELTKEPTMIEWDIKAAEKGGYDHFMLKEIYEQPKAVSDTLIPRLKDKDIIIDELGMTDEEIKRIRKIYIIACGSAYHTGVTAKYVFEGLARIPVEVDLASEFRYRNPIFEPDTFAIIVSQSGETADSLAALREAKAHHIKTLGIVNVVGSSIAREADNVMYTWAGPEIAVATTKAYSTQLIAQYLLALKFAKVRETIDETTFSSMIDSLKQLPEQISFLLSHKENVQKFANRYLASDHVFFIGRGIDYAISLEGSLKLKEISYIHSEAYAAGELKHGTISLIEDGRLVVAVLTQPDLYKKTISNILEVKTRGAFVMAVTTVGNTQVEKVADYCIYIPETNPYFTNSLAVIPLQLFGYYVALGKGLDVDKPRNLAKSVTVE, from the coding sequence ATGTGTGGTATTGTTGGATATATAGGTGAGAAACAGGCGGCGCCAATTCTCTTGGATGGCTTGTCGAAATTGGAATATCGGGGATATGATTCAGCGGGAATTGCCGTCTTTGATGGAGAAGCGATTCATATGACAAAATCGACCGGACGCTTGAAAGTGTTGGAGGATCTCACACATGGCGGTGCTCTGCTTTATGGAACTGCAGGAATTGGTCACACAAGATGGGCCACTCACGGGGAACCCACGGATGCGAATGCACATCCTCAGATCAACAAAGACGGATCCATCGCAGTGGTTCACAATGGAATTATAGAGAACTATATCAAATTAAAGAAGAAGCTTGAAAAAAAAGGTTACGAATTCCGTTCACAGACAGATACAGAAGTCATAGCCCATATGCTCGATTATTACTATACCGGAGATCCTATCGAAACGATCGCGAAGATCATGCATCGCATGGAGGGCTCTTATGCTCTGGGAATCATGTTTCAGGATCACCCCGGCGAAATTTATGCAGTGCGAAAAGACAGTCCACTGATTGTGGCTGAAAGTGACCAGGGTAATTTCATGGCTTCCGATGCACCGGCAATATTGAAATACACACGTAAGGTTTATTTTATTGAGAATGAAGAAATCGTCAGGCTTGGCAGGGATTCGCTGAACTTCTACAACATCGATGAGGAGGAGCTGACAAAAGAACCCACTATGATCGAATGGGATATCAAAGCTGCGGAAAAAGGCGGATATGATCACTTTATGCTAAAAGAGATCTATGAACAGCCAAAAGCCGTCTCAGATACTCTGATCCCTCGTCTGAAAGATAAAGATATCATCATCGATGAACTTGGCATGACAGATGAAGAGATTAAGAGGATCCGAAAGATCTATATCATTGCCTGTGGATCTGCATATCATACAGGGGTCACCGCCAAGTATGTGTTTGAAGGACTTGCCAGGATTCCCGTCGAGGTTGACCTTGCTTCTGAATTTCGTTATCGGAATCCGATCTTTGAACCGGATACATTTGCCATTATTGTCAGTCAGTCCGGTGAAACTGCGGATTCTCTCGCAGCACTCCGCGAGGCGAAAGCGCATCATATCAAGACACTTGGAATTGTCAATGTTGTGGGAAGCTCGATCGCAAGGGAGGCAGATAACGTGATGTATACCTGGGCCGGCCCGGAAATCGCTGTGGCTACGACGAAAGCATACAGCACGCAGCTGATCGCACAGTATCTTCTGGCACTGAAGTTTGCAAAAGTGAGAGAAACCATTGATGAAACTACATTTTCATCGATGATTGATTCCTTAAAACAGCTTCCAGAGCAGATCTCTTTCCTTTTAAGCCATAAGGAAAATGTTCAGAAATTTGCGAATCGATATCTGGCTTCCGATCATGTATTTTTCATCGGCAGGGGTATTGACTATGCGATCTCTTTGGAGGGATCTTTAAAATTAAAGGAGATATCCTATATTCATTCGGAGGCTTATGCGGCAGGAGAACTAAAGCACGGAACAATATCACTGATCGAGGACGGAAGACTGGTTGTAGCAGTTCTCACGCAGCCGGATCTGTATAAAAAGACGATCAGCAATATTTTGGAGGTAAAGACAAGGGGAGCGTTTGTCATGGCGGTGACAACCGTGGGCAATACACAAGTGGAAAAAGTCGCAGATTACTGCATCTATATTCCTGAGACGAATCCATATTTTACCAATTCTCTGGCTGTGATTCCGCTTCAGCTTTTTGGTTATTACGTTGCTCTCGGAAAAGGGCTGGATGTTGACAAACCTCGTAATCTGGCAAAGTCAGTCACTGTGGAATAA
- a CDS encoding S1C family serine protease has product MSDEYNNSEKDNLNQDNLNQENLNQENTNGNTDTNDTDSTYSWVNPKISGSAGKSETANDDMAKYASEDVGGAASDNNQREYYHINKPKQPEHNEKSPDKKSKKAKKAEHMTSNGNRKPNTGKRWATNISMALVFGLVAGSVMYGVNYVGGRINGTDSQQTIQNTAVATEKSDGVTTTSSTTKQGTFTVAEVANSAMPSMVAISTETVENIQSFFGTYSQTVPASGSGVIVGKNDKELLIATNNHVVKGAQKVSVAFIDDNAVEAQIKGTDTDNDLAVVAVKLSDVPEETKSEIKVASLGNSDELQIGESVVAIGNALGYGQSVTNGIVSAKERTVQAQDDAGNPEESQGLIQTNAAINPGNSGGALLNMKGELIGINEAKYSDTSVEGMGFAIPLSKAEPILKDLMNMQTRDKVDENNASYLGITGTDVSADANQAYGVPVGVVVQDVEENGPADKAGIKSKDVIVGFDDRKITSMADLLSALEYYGKGEKVEVKIKRMGEGDYKEQKVTVTLGAKSDQKQTTQNPQTQQVNPFGR; this is encoded by the coding sequence ATGAGTGACGAGTATAATAACAGTGAAAAAGATAATCTGAATCAGGATAATCTGAATCAAGAGAATCTGAATCAGGAGAATACGAACGGCAATACAGATACGAATGATACGGATTCCACCTATAGTTGGGTGAATCCAAAGATCAGCGGCAGCGCAGGGAAAAGTGAAACTGCAAATGATGATATGGCAAAGTATGCTTCCGAAGATGTGGGCGGTGCCGCATCTGACAATAATCAGAGGGAATATTATCATATTAATAAACCAAAGCAGCCGGAACATAATGAAAAGAGTCCGGATAAGAAATCAAAAAAAGCAAAGAAGGCAGAGCATATGACTTCGAATGGTAACAGAAAACCAAATACAGGGAAACGCTGGGCGACGAATATATCTATGGCGCTGGTATTTGGACTTGTGGCCGGTTCCGTGATGTATGGGGTCAATTATGTAGGCGGCCGCATAAACGGCACCGATTCACAGCAGACGATTCAAAATACCGCAGTGGCGACGGAGAAGTCAGATGGAGTAACAACCACTTCCTCCACTACAAAGCAGGGCACATTTACCGTGGCAGAGGTTGCCAACAGTGCAATGCCTTCCATGGTTGCCATCTCCACAGAGACTGTAGAGAATATACAAAGTTTCTTTGGAACCTATTCTCAGACTGTTCCGGCCAGTGGCAGTGGTGTGATCGTAGGAAAAAATGACAAGGAGCTTTTGATTGCAACAAACAATCACGTTGTAAAGGGCGCACAGAAGGTATCTGTGGCATTTATCGATGACAATGCAGTGGAAGCCCAGATTAAAGGAACAGATACCGACAATGATCTGGCGGTTGTGGCCGTAAAGCTTTCAGATGTTCCGGAGGAGACGAAGAGCGAGATTAAGGTGGCTTCGCTTGGCAATTCCGATGAGCTGCAGATCGGTGAAAGTGTGGTTGCCATCGGAAATGCACTTGGCTATGGTCAGTCTGTGACTAACGGTATTGTCAGTGCGAAAGAGCGCACTGTTCAGGCACAAGACGATGCGGGAAATCCGGAAGAGTCTCAGGGACTGATCCAGACAAATGCAGCGATTAATCCGGGCAACAGCGGCGGTGCACTGCTGAACATGAAGGGCGAACTGATCGGTATCAATGAAGCAAAATACTCGGATACCAGCGTTGAAGGTATGGGATTTGCAATTCCGCTTTCAAAAGCTGAGCCAATCTTAAAAGACCTTATGAATATGCAGACTCGTGACAAAGTCGATGAGAACAACGCCTCCTATCTGGGAATCACAGGAACGGATGTCAGTGCCGATGCCAATCAGGCATATGGAGTTCCGGTTGGAGTTGTGGTGCAGGATGTTGAAGAAAATGGACCTGCGGACAAAGCCGGCATTAAGAGCAAAGATGTAATCGTAGGTTTTGATGACAGAAAGATCACCTCGATGGCCGATCTGTTGTCTGCACTTGAATATTATGGAAAAGGCGAAAAAGTCGAAGTCAAGATTAAGAGAATGGGTGAAGGAGACTACAAAGAGCAAAAAGTCACCGTGACACTCGGAGCAAAATCCGACCAGAAACAGACAACACAAAATCCCCAGACCCAGCAGGTAAATCCATTTGGAAGATAA
- the clpX gene encoding ATP-dependent Clp protease ATP-binding subunit ClpX, producing the protein MSEDKDKINLPADEDPKAEETDSDHKKDDEYEEVCFMCRRPESKAGKMFELPGNIHICSDCMQKSFDTMNNGNMNYSDLLSQLPPNVSMIDLSSIQKQVPPRQRPKKKSQDKTKETKKQFSMENIPAPHRLKEMLDDYVIGQEYAKKVMSVAVYNHYKRVFSSREDGVEIEKSNMLMIGPTGSGKTYLVQTLAKLLDVPLALTDATSLTEAGYIGDDIESVVSKLLAAADNDVERAEHGIIFIDEIDKIAKKKNTNQRDVSGEAVQQGMLKLLEGSDVEVPVGANSKNAMVPLETVNTRNILFICGGAFPDLTDIIKERLTKTSSVGFQADLKDKYDDEPNLVSKVTTDDLRNYGMIPEFIGRLPIIFTLDALSEDMMVEILHEPKNAILKQYKKLLSMDEVKLTFSEDALHAIAKKAMERHTGARALRSIIEDFMLDIMYEIPKDDSIGEVVITKEYIERTGGPRIVLRGQEVPKIGMQ; encoded by the coding sequence ATGTCAGAGGACAAGGATAAGATAAACCTGCCCGCGGATGAAGATCCAAAGGCCGAAGAGACTGACAGTGATCATAAAAAAGACGACGAATATGAAGAAGTCTGCTTTATGTGCAGGCGGCCGGAGAGTAAAGCAGGAAAGATGTTCGAGCTTCCCGGAAATATTCATATTTGCTCCGATTGCATGCAGAAGAGTTTTGATACCATGAATAATGGGAACATGAACTATAGCGACCTGCTAAGTCAACTGCCTCCGAATGTCAGTATGATTGATTTAAGTTCTATCCAAAAGCAGGTTCCGCCTAGGCAGCGTCCGAAGAAGAAAAGCCAAGACAAGACAAAGGAGACAAAGAAACAGTTTTCTATGGAGAATATTCCGGCTCCGCACAGACTGAAGGAGATGCTGGATGACTATGTGATCGGACAGGAATATGCGAAAAAAGTGATGTCGGTTGCAGTTTATAATCATTATAAACGTGTTTTCTCTTCCCGGGAAGACGGAGTTGAGATTGAGAAATCAAATATGCTTATGATCGGGCCTACAGGTTCCGGCAAGACTTATCTGGTTCAGACACTGGCAAAACTTCTGGATGTGCCGCTGGCGCTTACAGACGCAACATCTCTTACGGAGGCTGGTTATATCGGAGATGATATCGAAAGTGTTGTCAGCAAACTTCTTGCGGCGGCCGACAATGATGTAGAACGCGCAGAACATGGAATTATCTTTATCGATGAGATTGATAAAATTGCAAAGAAGAAAAATACGAATCAGCGAGACGTGAGCGGTGAAGCTGTTCAGCAGGGTATGCTAAAACTGCTTGAGGGCAGTGATGTTGAGGTTCCGGTTGGAGCTAATTCGAAAAATGCCATGGTTCCGCTTGAGACAGTAAATACGAGGAATATTCTCTTTATCTGTGGCGGAGCATTTCCGGATCTGACAGATATCATCAAGGAAAGGCTGACCAAGACATCATCGGTAGGATTTCAGGCAGATCTGAAGGATAAGTATGACGATGAACCGAATCTGGTATCAAAGGTTACAACCGATGATTTGAGAAATTATGGAATGATTCCAGAATTCATCGGACGTCTCCCAATTATATTCACCTTAGATGCACTCTCGGAGGATATGATGGTTGAGATCTTACATGAACCGAAAAATGCAATATTAAAGCAGTATAAGAAACTGCTTTCCATGGACGAGGTAAAGCTGACTTTCAGTGAGGATGCACTTCATGCGATTGCAAAAAAGGCGATGGAAAGACATACGGGTGCCAGAGCATTGCGCTCGATTATAGAGGATTTTATGTTGGATATCATGTATGAAATACCAAAAGATGACAGTATTGGAGAGGTTGTTATTACAAAAGAATATATAGAACGCACAGGCGGCCCGCGTATTGTTCTTCGGGGACAAGAAGTCCCGAAGATTGGGATGCAATAA
- a CDS encoding zinc ribbon domain-containing protein, translated as MANDFFSHLGKTLTDTAKNVGEKTDEFISVQKLRSQQSSLESKINKDYKLIGELVYQKYVNGEPYSEDLAALCREIMQTQSDITDLKDKIADRKGQTICPVCGAAVPKDADYCMKCGSPIPMQDAEYAHYEEAFSEEPDEKEESADTTFDEKSDAGEVKLDDKAEETGKEE; from the coding sequence ATGGCAAATGATTTTTTCAGCCATCTGGGCAAAACATTGACAGATACCGCAAAAAATGTCGGAGAGAAGACAGATGAGTTTATTTCGGTGCAGAAACTGCGCAGTCAGCAGTCTTCTCTTGAAAGTAAGATAAATAAAGACTATAAGCTGATCGGCGAGCTTGTATACCAAAAGTATGTGAATGGAGAGCCATACAGCGAAGATCTTGCGGCTCTTTGCAGAGAAATCATGCAAACCCAGAGCGACATTACAGATCTGAAAGATAAAATTGCAGATCGAAAAGGACAGACGATCTGCCCGGTCTGCGGAGCGGCTGTTCCAAAAGATGCCGATTACTGTATGAAATGCGGTTCCCCGATTCCGATGCAGGATGCGGAATACGCCCACTATGAAGAGGCTTTTTCCGAGGAGCCGGATGAAAAAGAGGAATCAGCCGACACCACTTTCGATGAAAAAAGCGATGCCGGCGAAGTGAAATTAGATGACAAGGCAGAAGAAACCGGCAAAGAAGAGTAA
- a CDS encoding signal peptidase II encodes MVYIAVLFGVFFGDLIIKRQAEQKIGMGEEYPILNGRFIIRKLHNDGLAFGRLSDYPRLIKWGNLGMLGSISLYFIWLLMHPGQRLKKVGLGMVIGGGLSNEADRINAGYVTDYVSIQSRFEKIRRIVFNISDFFIFIGSILYILGSFKRNTGK; translated from the coding sequence ATGGTTTACATTGCAGTTCTTTTCGGCGTATTCTTTGGAGACCTGATCATCAAGAGGCAGGCGGAACAAAAGATTGGGATGGGGGAAGAATACCCCATTTTGAATGGAAGATTCATCATTCGTAAACTTCATAATGATGGGCTTGCTTTCGGCAGACTCTCGGATTACCCCAGACTGATAAAGTGGGGAAATCTGGGAATGCTGGGAAGCATAAGCCTTTATTTTATCTGGCTTTTGATGCATCCCGGGCAGCGGCTGAAAAAGGTAGGTCTTGGTATGGTGATTGGCGGAGGTCTTTCCAATGAGGCTGACCGCATAAACGCAGGTTATGTAACTGATTATGTCAGCATACAGAGCCGTTTTGAAAAAATCAGGAGAATTGTGTTTAATATATCAGATTTCTTCATTTTTATTGGAAGTATCCTATACATACTTGGAAGCTTTAAAAGAAATACGGGAAAATAG
- a CDS encoding DUF368 domain-containing protein, translating to MKDNKKGIVTAVKGLVVGSTMMVPGVSGGSMAMILGVYDRLIHSVSSFFEDIRENIKFLFTFCIPALFGILLFARPLESLINAYEKPMMFFFIGIVLGGCPLIFKEAGIQKVSWREVINLAIGAMIVVAISFLPENLFAGTSGGIGGFMVLFIGGIIVSIALILPGISVSYMLLVLGIYQGVLQAVGKLDIPYLLPLAIGLIAGIIFLTRFLEIAMKRFPKPTYMIILGFVLGSVGQVFPGMPTGIEILICLVLGVTGFVLIYFLSKLEEQKTKESVNEPKTPKTSDVSF from the coding sequence TTGAAAGATAATAAAAAAGGTATTGTGACAGCAGTGAAGGGTCTGGTCGTAGGATCCACTATGATGGTGCCCGGAGTTTCAGGGGGATCCATGGCTATGATTCTGGGTGTTTATGACAGGCTGATTCACTCGGTCAGCTCCTTTTTCGAAGACATTCGGGAAAATATCAAGTTTCTTTTTACGTTTTGCATTCCGGCACTTTTTGGAATACTTTTATTTGCCAGACCGCTGGAATCACTGATCAATGCATATGAGAAACCTATGATGTTTTTCTTTATTGGTATTGTACTCGGAGGATGTCCCCTGATATTTAAAGAAGCGGGAATTCAAAAAGTCAGCTGGAGGGAAGTCATAAATCTGGCAATTGGAGCTATGATCGTGGTGGCGATATCCTTTCTCCCCGAGAACCTGTTTGCAGGTACGTCCGGCGGAATTGGAGGATTTATGGTTTTGTTTATTGGCGGAATTATCGTATCAATTGCTCTGATCCTGCCCGGAATCAGTGTAAGCTACATGCTTTTGGTTCTTGGCATCTATCAAGGTGTACTGCAGGCAGTAGGAAAGCTGGACATTCCCTATCTGCTTCCATTGGCGATCGGACTGATCGCCGGAATTATCTTCCTGACAAGGTTCCTTGAAATCGCCATGAAACGCTTTCCGAAACCGACCTATATGATTATTCTGGGATTTGTTCTCGGATCAGTTGGACAGGTATTTCCGGGAATGCCTACTGGGATTGAGATCTTGATCTGTCTTGTGCTTGGTGTTACTGGATTTGTTTTGATCTACTTTCTCTCAAAATTGGAAGAGCAAAAGACGAAAGAATCAGTGAATGAACCGAAGACTCCGAAGACCTCAGATGTTTCGTTTTGA
- a CDS encoding carbamoyl phosphate synthase small subunit, with amino-acid sequence MKTKTFLILEDGHIFSGIGIGSPREVISEIVFNTSMTGYPEILTDPSYAGQAVCMTYPLIGNYGICYEDRQSNQVWPDALIAREFSRTFSNFRSQDSIQNYLKSYDIPAIEGIDTRALAKVLREHGTMNGMVTTNSNYDLSQIIPKLKKHKNQYPVRKVTCSKKQIFEGTGFKVALMDFGAKKNIVDSLRQLGCEVTIYPAFTKAEEIFSDKPDGIILSNGPGDPREYTDIVREVRKIYDFDIPVFAICLGHQLMALAAGLRVRKMKYGHRGANHPVRNQDTGRVSITSQNHGYVVDSASMDERIAVPSYINVNDNSIEGLKYVDRNIVTVQFHPEASPGPQDTRNLFNRFIEMMGGHVYA; translated from the coding sequence ATGAAAACAAAAACATTTCTGATTTTGGAAGACGGACATATATTTTCCGGCATAGGAATAGGCTCCCCAAGGGAGGTGATCAGTGAGATTGTTTTCAACACATCGATGACGGGCTATCCGGAAATTCTGACGGATCCCTCGTATGCGGGCCAGGCGGTGTGTATGACGTATCCTCTGATTGGCAATTATGGTATCTGTTACGAGGATCGACAGTCGAATCAGGTATGGCCGGACGCATTGATTGCGAGGGAGTTTTCCAGAACTTTCAGTAACTTTCGATCGCAGGATTCGATTCAAAATTATCTAAAGAGTTATGATATCCCGGCAATTGAAGGAATTGATACACGGGCATTGGCGAAGGTCCTCCGGGAACATGGTACAATGAACGGCATGGTTACAACCAATTCTAATTATGATCTAAGTCAAATTATTCCCAAATTAAAAAAACATAAAAATCAATATCCAGTACGAAAAGTGACATGTTCCAAAAAACAAATTTTTGAGGGAACAGGTTTTAAAGTCGCGCTTATGGATTTTGGAGCAAAAAAGAATATTGTGGATTCACTTAGGCAACTAGGCTGTGAAGTGACGATTTATCCTGCATTTACAAAGGCCGAGGAGATTTTTTCGGATAAACCGGATGGGATTATACTCTCAAACGGTCCGGGGGATCCGAGAGAATATACCGATATTGTCCGAGAAGTAAGAAAGATATATGATTTTGATATACCTGTATTTGCAATCTGCCTTGGCCACCAGCTTATGGCACTGGCGGCAGGCCTTCGTGTGCGCAAGATGAAATACGGGCACAGGGGAGCTAATCATCCGGTCAGAAACCAGGATACAGGCCGTGTTTCTATCACATCTCAAAATCACGGGTATGTGGTGGATTCAGCCTCCATGGATGAGAGAATTGCGGTTCCCTCATACATCAATGTAAATGACAATAGTATAGAAGGATTGAAATATGTAGACCGAAATATAGTTACAGTCCAATTTCATCCGGAAGCGAGTCCGGGTCCGCAGGATACGAGGAACTTGTTCAACAGGTTTATAGAGATGATGGGAGGACATGTTTATGCCTAA